The following proteins come from a genomic window of Mycobacterium sp. DL:
- a CDS encoding DUF3515 domain-containing protein, with protein sequence MKSQTGDGPPRPLLIAALVLAVGAVVAVLVVAAVLQRTPTQAPVVIAGAPAPRADSPECRSLIDALPEQLGDYSRAPVREPAPAGTAAWQAGDGSEALILRCGLDRPVDFVVGAPLQVVDAVQWFRVADQADEGRSTWFAVDRPVYVALTLPSGSGPTPIQVISTAIAEALPATPVDPGPVR encoded by the coding sequence ATGAAAAGCCAGACCGGCGACGGCCCACCCCGGCCCCTGCTGATCGCGGCGCTCGTCCTGGCAGTCGGCGCCGTCGTCGCTGTGCTCGTTGTCGCCGCTGTCCTGCAGCGCACACCGACCCAGGCTCCGGTCGTCATCGCAGGAGCGCCTGCGCCGCGCGCCGACAGCCCCGAATGCCGCTCACTGATCGACGCGTTGCCCGAGCAACTCGGTGACTACTCACGGGCCCCCGTGCGGGAGCCCGCTCCGGCGGGAACGGCGGCGTGGCAGGCCGGTGACGGCAGCGAGGCGCTCATCCTGCGATGTGGCCTGGACCGTCCGGTCGACTTCGTCGTGGGCGCACCTCTTCAGGTGGTGGACGCCGTCCAGTGGTTCCGGGTCGCGGACCAGGCAGACGAGGGACGCAGCACGTGGTTCGCCGTGGACCGGCCCGTCTATGTGGCGCTGACCCTGCCCTCGGGGTCGGGTCCCACGCCCATCCAGGTGATCTCGACGGCGATAGCCGAGGCGCTGCCGGCTACCCCCGTCGACCCCGGACCGGTCAGGTGA
- a CDS encoding Lrp/AsnC ligand binding domain-containing protein: MVEAFVLIQTEVGRAEVIAKQLAGLTGVLCSEYVTGPYDVVVRVGAPTLAELQSTVVPSVQQVSGITRTLTCPIAQGVAP, encoded by the coding sequence GTGGTCGAGGCTTTTGTTCTCATCCAGACCGAGGTCGGCCGCGCCGAGGTCATCGCCAAGCAGCTCGCCGGCCTCACCGGGGTGTTGTGCTCGGAGTACGTGACCGGACCCTACGACGTCGTGGTCCGGGTGGGCGCCCCGACCCTCGCTGAACTCCAGTCCACCGTCGTTCCCAGCGTGCAGCAGGTCTCCGGGATCACCCGGACGCTGACCTGCCCGATCGCCCAAGGGGTCGCGCCTTAG
- a CDS encoding thiamine-phosphate kinase: MTGEDPADSLAATGEFAVINRLVAGRRQPPFVSLGPGDDAAVVAAADGRTVVCTDMLVEGRHFRLDWSTAHDVGRKAIAQNAADIEAMGARATAFVVGFGAPADTATARAVELADGLWHEAGLLGAGIVGGDMVRAPQWVVSVAALGDLDGLDPVCRSGAKPGGTVAVIGDLGWSAAGYTLLHNGIGGFDDLRGRHRVPEPPYGQGAVAARAGATSMTDVSDGLLADLGHIVTASGVWVDLSAAGLRDDVEALTGAAAATGSDPWEWVLGGGEDHALVATFPVAAPPGWRVIGTVSDVGDLPPRVTVDGVGWGGNPGWQSF; encoded by the coding sequence ATGACGGGCGAAGACCCGGCGGACTCGCTGGCCGCAACGGGGGAGTTCGCGGTCATCAACCGGCTGGTCGCCGGTCGGCGTCAGCCCCCGTTCGTCTCCCTCGGTCCCGGCGACGACGCCGCGGTGGTCGCCGCCGCCGACGGCAGGACGGTGGTGTGCACCGACATGCTGGTCGAGGGTCGCCACTTCCGACTCGACTGGTCCACCGCCCACGATGTCGGGCGGAAAGCCATCGCGCAGAACGCCGCCGACATCGAGGCCATGGGCGCCCGGGCGACGGCGTTCGTCGTCGGGTTCGGTGCCCCCGCCGACACCGCGACGGCGCGGGCGGTCGAACTCGCCGACGGACTGTGGCACGAGGCGGGACTGCTGGGCGCGGGCATCGTCGGTGGCGACATGGTGCGGGCCCCGCAGTGGGTCGTCTCGGTGGCCGCGCTCGGAGACCTCGACGGGCTCGACCCTGTCTGCCGCAGCGGCGCGAAGCCGGGTGGCACCGTGGCGGTGATCGGCGATCTGGGTTGGTCGGCAGCTGGATATACGTTGTTGCACAACGGGATCGGTGGATTCGACGATCTGCGCGGGCGCCACCGGGTGCCTGAGCCCCCCTACGGTCAGGGAGCGGTCGCCGCGCGTGCCGGGGCGACGTCGATGACGGACGTCTCCGACGGGTTACTCGCCGACCTGGGGCACATCGTCACCGCCTCCGGGGTGTGGGTGGACCTGTCCGCAGCCGGCCTGCGTGACGACGTCGAGGCGCTGACCGGCGCTGCCGCCGCGACGGGATCCGATCCGTGGGAGTGGGTGCTGGGGGGTGGGGAAGATCACGCCCTGGTGGCGACGTTCCCGGTGGCTGCGCCTCCCGGCTGGCGGGTGATCGGCACGGTGTCCGATGTCGGAGACCTACCGCCCCGGGTGACCGTGGACGGGGTGGGGTGGGGCGGTAATCCGGGCTGGCAGTCCTTCTGA
- a CDS encoding uracil-DNA glycosylase, with the protein MTARPLSELVDEAWARALAPVEPQVAQMGEFLRSELAGGRPYLPSGSNVLRAFTFPFDRVRVLIVGQDPYPTPGHAVGLSFSVAPEVKPLPRSLANIYTEYRDDLGHPAPSTGDLTPWAQQGVMLLNRVLTVRPGTPASHRGKGWETVTECAIRALVARQQPLVAVLWGRDAATLKPMLGDTLTIESAHPSPLSASRGFFGSRPFSRANELLETMGAEPVDWRLP; encoded by the coding sequence GTGACAGCACGTCCTCTCAGCGAGTTGGTCGACGAGGCCTGGGCCCGCGCACTCGCACCGGTTGAACCCCAGGTCGCACAGATGGGCGAGTTCCTGCGCTCAGAGCTTGCCGGTGGCCGGCCGTATCTGCCGTCCGGGTCGAACGTGTTGCGCGCGTTCACGTTTCCATTCGACCGGGTCCGCGTGCTGATCGTCGGACAGGATCCGTACCCGACGCCCGGACACGCGGTCGGTCTGAGTTTCTCGGTCGCTCCCGAGGTCAAACCGCTGCCGCGGAGCCTGGCCAACATCTACACCGAATACCGCGACGACCTCGGCCATCCGGCACCGTCCACCGGTGATCTGACCCCGTGGGCGCAGCAGGGGGTGATGTTGCTCAACAGGGTTCTGACCGTGCGCCCGGGCACGCCGGCGTCACACCGCGGAAAAGGGTGGGAAACCGTCACCGAATGCGCGATCCGCGCGCTGGTGGCTCGTCAGCAGCCGCTGGTGGCAGTGCTGTGGGGGCGCGACGCCGCCACGCTGAAACCCATGCTGGGTGACACGTTGACCATCGAGTCGGCGCATCCGTCGCCGCTGTCGGCGTCGCGGGGATTCTTCGGGTCGCGACCGTTCAGCCGCGCCAACGAACTCCTGGAGACGATGGGCGCCGAGCCGGTCGACTGGCGCCTACCCTGA
- the rpmB gene encoding 50S ribosomal protein L28 codes for MAAVCDICGKGPGFGKSVSHSHRRTSRRWNPNIQPVRAVSRPGGNKQRVNVCTSCLKAGKVSRG; via the coding sequence ATGGCTGCCGTGTGCGATATCTGCGGGAAGGGCCCCGGCTTCGGCAAGTCGGTGTCGCACTCCCATCGCCGGACCAGCCGTCGCTGGAATCCGAACATCCAGCCGGTGCGCGCTGTGTCGCGCCCGGGCGGCAACAAGCAGCGGGTGAACGTGTGCACGTCCTGCCTGAAGGCCGGCAAGGTCTCGCGCGGCTGA
- a CDS encoding DAK2 domain-containing protein, producing the protein MAVRRLDAPALRSWAHTAVADLIRHTDEINRLNVFPVADADTGTNMLFTMRAAWAQADARGTVDDVAHVAAALAEGALRGARGNSGVILSQILRGVADVTAAAAEDRGTLADISGALLAASLRHAVTLVVTSMGEPIPGTILSVLQDAATAAEQTAADGAELADVVAACTQAAAEALDRTPSQLDVLADAGVVDAGGRGLLVLLDALSTTLTGHAPARDVYVPSPRQVPAVAVASATPEFEVMYLLSGCDADGIETLRARLDEIGESIAIAASGFDAGGAGHYSVHVHADDAGAAVEAALEVGRPSRIQITSLVGGVDRHPAGGWSRERAVLAVADGDGAEGLFTGEGAQVLRPERDVPVSAHQLLHALVNTGAAQVMVLPNGYVAAEELLAGWAVAADWGIVMAPVPTASMVQGLAALAVHDPERRLVDDGYTMARAAAGARHGSVRLAAEEALTWAGTCKPGDGLGIAGDEVVIVGEDIAAAAAGLIDLLLAAGGELVTVLTGDGVEPGVGEALVDHVHRHHPGTETVTFHTGHRGDALLIGVE; encoded by the coding sequence ATGGCGGTTCGGCGGCTCGATGCGCCTGCCCTGCGGAGTTGGGCACACACCGCGGTCGCCGATCTCATCAGGCACACCGACGAGATCAACCGGCTCAACGTCTTCCCGGTGGCCGATGCCGACACGGGCACGAACATGCTGTTCACCATGCGTGCCGCCTGGGCGCAGGCCGACGCGCGCGGGACTGTCGACGACGTCGCGCACGTGGCCGCCGCCCTGGCCGAAGGAGCGCTGCGCGGCGCGCGGGGCAACTCGGGGGTGATCCTGTCCCAGATCCTGCGGGGCGTCGCCGACGTGACCGCGGCCGCCGCCGAGGACCGTGGCACGTTGGCCGACATCAGTGGCGCTCTGCTCGCCGCGTCGCTGCGGCACGCGGTCACCCTGGTCGTGACGTCGATGGGCGAACCGATTCCCGGCACGATCCTGTCGGTGCTGCAGGATGCGGCCACCGCGGCCGAACAGACGGCAGCCGACGGGGCCGAGTTGGCCGACGTCGTGGCCGCATGCACTCAGGCGGCGGCCGAGGCACTGGACCGCACCCCGAGCCAACTCGACGTGCTGGCTGACGCCGGTGTGGTGGACGCGGGCGGCCGGGGGCTGCTGGTGCTTCTCGACGCGCTGAGCACGACATTGACCGGCCACGCGCCGGCGCGTGACGTCTACGTACCGTCACCGCGGCAGGTACCGGCCGTGGCCGTGGCGTCGGCCACGCCCGAGTTCGAGGTGATGTACCTGCTCAGTGGCTGTGACGCCGACGGCATCGAGACGCTGCGCGCCCGCCTCGACGAGATCGGCGAATCCATCGCGATCGCCGCATCGGGCTTCGACGCAGGCGGGGCCGGTCACTATTCGGTTCACGTGCACGCCGACGACGCGGGGGCGGCGGTCGAAGCCGCCCTCGAGGTGGGACGACCCAGTCGCATTCAGATCACCTCTCTGGTCGGCGGGGTGGACCGGCACCCGGCGGGAGGCTGGAGCAGGGAGCGGGCGGTGCTGGCCGTCGCCGACGGGGACGGCGCCGAAGGGCTGTTCACCGGCGAGGGCGCGCAGGTCCTGCGTCCGGAGCGGGATGTGCCGGTCAGCGCGCACCAACTCCTGCACGCCCTGGTGAACACCGGTGCCGCGCAGGTGATGGTGCTGCCGAACGGTTATGTGGCCGCCGAGGAACTGCTGGCCGGATGGGCGGTCGCGGCGGACTGGGGGATCGTCATGGCGCCGGTGCCCACGGCGTCGATGGTGCAGGGGCTGGCGGCGCTGGCCGTCCACGACCCCGAACGCCGGCTCGTCGACGACGGCTACACGATGGCCAGGGCCGCGGCGGGTGCCCGGCACGGTTCGGTCCGGCTGGCCGCCGAAGAGGCGTTGACCTGGGCGGGCACCTGCAAGCCCGGCGACGGCCTCGGCATCGCGGGCGACGAGGTGGTGATCGTGGGCGAGGACATCGCCGCCGCCGCGGCGGGACTGATCGATCTGTTGCTGGCCGCGGGCGGTGAATTGGTGACGGTGCTCACCGGCGACGGTGTGGAACCGGGCGTCGGGGAGGCGCTCGTCGATCACGTGCACCGTCACCATCCGGGGACGGAGACGGTGACCTTCCACACCGGCCACCGCGGCGATGCGCTGCTGATCGGGGTGGAGTGA
- the recG gene encoding ATP-dependent DNA helicase RecG, with amino-acid sequence MASLSDRLPFLVGDKAAGQLEEYFGIRTVNDLVRYFPRKYSDAMTTRGEGEDLDLEEGEHVTFVGEITDADTRVTNRPPKREYLVLTLGHRRPKVTATFFNPKFLKKSLTKGTRVMLSGEVGYFKGTMQLTHPAFLVLGSGKGTKSLASIAAASTASGDDLLAEFERDFFPIYPANSKMQTWEIYACVRQVLAVLDPVAETMPKSFVREHHLMSEDAALRAVHLAETDDPRKRAIERLTYDEAVGLQWGLVVRRHSAFNDSGPPAPPSPDGLAAAMAAQLPFTLTAGQREVLEVISTEISATRPMNRMLQGEVGSGKTIVALLAMLQMIDAGYQCALLAPTEVLAAQHARSISAMLGPLGTAGQLGGLDSATRVALLTGSMSASQKRAVRDEVASGQAGIVIGTHALLQDAVEFHRLGMVVVDEQHRFGVDQRDRLRAKAPDGITPHLLVMTATPIPRTVALAVYGDLEISTLRELPRGRQPITSNTIFMTQKPAWLNRAWARIAEEVQAGRQAYVVASRIDEDDKPADTKKARKDTKEAGPPPVTVVELLARLQRGPLAGLRLGLMHGRLPSDEKDAVMAAFRAREIDVLVCTTVIEVGVDVPNATVMVVMDADRFGISQLHQLRGRIGRGEHPSLCLLATNLPEESKAGRRLKAVASTQDGFALADLDLQERSEGDVLGIHQSGRPITLRFLSLAEHYDIIRAARDLCETVYESDPQDAGMRVLSAPFTDTDRVEFLDKS; translated from the coding sequence ATGGCTTCGCTGAGCGATCGGCTGCCGTTCCTGGTCGGGGACAAGGCCGCGGGACAACTCGAGGAGTACTTCGGCATCCGGACGGTCAACGACCTGGTGCGCTACTTCCCGCGCAAGTACAGCGATGCCATGACCACACGCGGTGAGGGGGAGGACCTCGACCTCGAGGAGGGGGAGCACGTCACCTTCGTCGGTGAGATCACCGACGCCGACACCCGAGTGACCAATCGCCCACCCAAACGTGAGTACCTGGTCCTCACCCTCGGACACCGGCGACCGAAGGTCACCGCCACCTTCTTCAACCCGAAGTTCCTTAAAAAATCGCTGACAAAGGGAACCCGGGTGATGCTCTCCGGTGAGGTCGGCTACTTCAAGGGCACCATGCAGTTGACGCACCCGGCGTTCCTGGTCCTGGGGTCGGGGAAGGGCACCAAGTCTCTGGCGTCGATCGCCGCGGCGTCGACAGCATCCGGTGACGATCTGCTCGCCGAGTTCGAACGAGACTTCTTCCCGATCTATCCGGCCAACTCCAAGATGCAGACCTGGGAGATCTACGCATGTGTGCGTCAGGTGCTCGCGGTACTCGACCCGGTCGCCGAGACGATGCCGAAATCTTTTGTGCGCGAACATCATTTGATGTCAGAAGACGCAGCGCTTCGCGCCGTCCACCTTGCTGAGACCGACGATCCGCGAAAGCGCGCCATCGAGCGACTCACCTACGACGAAGCTGTCGGCCTGCAATGGGGACTGGTCGTTCGTCGGCACAGCGCTTTCAACGACTCCGGACCTCCCGCGCCGCCGTCACCGGACGGACTGGCGGCTGCGATGGCGGCTCAGTTGCCGTTCACGCTGACCGCGGGGCAGCGTGAGGTGCTCGAGGTGATCTCGACGGAGATCTCGGCCACCCGCCCGATGAATCGCATGCTGCAGGGTGAGGTCGGATCGGGCAAGACGATCGTGGCGCTGCTGGCGATGCTGCAGATGATCGACGCCGGCTATCAATGCGCCCTCCTTGCGCCGACGGAAGTTCTTGCCGCACAACATGCTCGGTCCATCAGCGCCATGCTCGGGCCGTTGGGGACGGCCGGCCAACTCGGCGGGCTGGACAGCGCGACGAGGGTGGCGCTGTTGACGGGATCGATGTCGGCATCGCAGAAACGCGCGGTGCGGGACGAGGTGGCCTCCGGTCAGGCGGGCATCGTGATCGGCACGCACGCGCTGCTGCAGGATGCCGTGGAGTTCCACCGCCTCGGAATGGTGGTGGTGGATGAGCAGCACCGCTTCGGGGTGGATCAGCGAGACCGGTTGCGCGCGAAGGCTCCTGACGGCATCACGCCTCACCTTCTGGTGATGACCGCGACTCCGATTCCCCGGACGGTGGCGCTCGCGGTCTACGGTGACCTCGAGATATCGACACTGCGGGAGTTGCCCCGCGGACGTCAGCCCATCACGTCGAACACGATCTTCATGACACAGAAGCCGGCCTGGCTCAACCGGGCGTGGGCCCGGATCGCCGAGGAGGTGCAGGCCGGGCGCCAGGCGTATGTCGTCGCGTCGCGTATCGACGAGGACGACAAACCCGCCGACACGAAGAAGGCCAGGAAGGACACGAAAGAGGCCGGCCCGCCTCCGGTTACGGTGGTGGAACTACTCGCGCGACTGCAGCGCGGACCGCTGGCCGGCCTGCGGCTGGGTCTGATGCACGGACGATTGCCCAGCGATGAGAAGGACGCCGTGATGGCTGCCTTCCGCGCCCGCGAGATCGACGTACTGGTGTGCACGACGGTGATCGAGGTGGGTGTTGACGTGCCCAACGCCACCGTGATGGTGGTGATGGACGCCGACAGGTTCGGCATCAGCCAGCTCCACCAGCTCCGCGGGCGCATCGGCCGCGGCGAGCATCCCAGCCTGTGCCTGCTGGCCACCAACCTGCCCGAGGAATCCAAAGCGGGACGACGCCTCAAAGCAGTGGCGAGCACCCAGGACGGTTTTGCGCTCGCCGATCTCGATCTGCAGGAGCGCAGCGAGGGCGACGTGCTCGGTATCCATCAATCGGGACGGCCCATCACGCTGCGCTTCCTCTCACTCGCCGAGCACTACGACATCATTCGCGCCGCCCGGGATCTGTGCGAGACGGTGTACGAATCCGATCCGCAGGATGCCGGCATGAGGGTGTTGTCGGCGCCGTTCACCGACACCGACCGCGTCGAGTTCCTGGACAAGTCATGA
- a CDS encoding HNH endonuclease family protein: MSRKRVLWLAVAATLAVIVAVQVTSTSQDPSRFIAQADIPTVTPGADVLVGIAEIPARVRGYDYRRDAFGESWTDDTTAPGGRNGCDTRNDILDRDLLEKTYVAISRCPTAVATGVLLDPYTSVLVPFTRGAQTGAEVQIDHIVPLALAWDLGARNWSDEMRTRFANDPANLIAVQGDANQDKGDKEPAVWMPPNAAFHCQYAMQFIAVLRGYSLPVDAPSAAALGDAAQSCPSG; encoded by the coding sequence ATGAGCCGCAAGCGAGTTCTGTGGTTGGCGGTGGCCGCCACGCTCGCGGTGATCGTCGCGGTCCAGGTCACCTCCACCTCACAGGATCCGTCGCGGTTCATCGCGCAGGCCGACATCCCCACCGTCACCCCCGGTGCCGATGTGCTCGTCGGCATCGCGGAGATCCCCGCTCGTGTCCGTGGATACGACTACCGCCGGGATGCGTTCGGTGAGTCGTGGACCGACGACACCACCGCCCCGGGTGGCCGAAACGGTTGTGACACCCGCAACGACATCCTCGACCGCGACCTGCTCGAGAAGACCTACGTCGCCATCTCGCGATGTCCCACCGCGGTGGCCACCGGAGTTCTGCTCGATCCCTACACCAGCGTGCTGGTGCCGTTCACCCGGGGAGCCCAGACCGGCGCCGAGGTGCAGATCGACCACATCGTGCCGCTGGCGCTCGCCTGGGATCTCGGCGCGCGGAACTGGTCCGATGAGATGCGTACCCGCTTCGCCAACGACCCGGCCAATTTGATTGCGGTACAAGGTGACGCCAATCAGGACAAGGGCGACAAGGAGCCGGCGGTGTGGATGCCGCCCAACGCGGCGTTCCACTGCCAGTACGCGATGCAGTTCATCGCCGTGTTGCGCGGATACAGTCTGCCCGTCGATGCGCCGTCGGCAGCGGCGCTGGGTGACGCTGCGCAGAGTTGCCCTTCGGGCTGA
- a CDS encoding superoxide dismutase codes for MADYTLPDLDYDYGALEPHISGQINEIHHGKHHATYVKGLNDAITKLEEARAGDDHGAIFLNEKNLAFHLGGHVNHTIWWKNLSPNGGDKPTGELAAAIDDQFGSFDRFRAQFTAAANGLQGSGWAVLGYDTLGARLLTFQLYDQQANVPLGIIPLLQVDMWEHAYYLQYKNVKADYVKAFWNVVNWADVQNRFTAATTTAQGIIV; via the coding sequence ATGGCTGACTACACACTGCCGGACCTGGACTACGACTACGGCGCGCTGGAGCCGCATATCTCCGGTCAGATCAACGAGATTCACCATGGCAAGCACCACGCCACCTACGTCAAGGGACTCAACGACGCCATCACCAAGCTCGAAGAGGCCCGTGCAGGCGACGACCACGGCGCGATCTTCCTCAACGAGAAGAACCTGGCGTTTCACCTCGGCGGCCACGTCAACCACACCATCTGGTGGAAGAACCTCTCGCCCAACGGGGGCGACAAGCCCACCGGCGAACTCGCTGCGGCGATCGACGACCAGTTCGGATCCTTCGACCGGTTCCGCGCGCAGTTCACCGCGGCGGCCAACGGTCTTCAGGGGTCAGGCTGGGCGGTGCTCGGCTACGACACACTCGGCGCGCGGCTGCTCACGTTCCAGCTCTATGACCAGCAGGCCAACGTTCCGCTCGGCATCATCCCGTTGCTGCAGGTCGACATGTGGGAGCATGCCTACTACCTGCAGTACAAGAACGTCAAAGCCGACTACGTCAAGGCGTTCTGGAACGTCGTGAACTGGGCTGATGTGCAGAATCGTTTCACCGCGGCGACCACCACGGCGCAGGGCATCATCGTGTGA
- a CDS encoding arylsulfatase, with protein sequence MSLDKPTAPGARRIAREQLPIPDPKHVGLTTYDAKDPNTTYPPITELRPPEGAPNVLIVLIDDVGFGASSAFGGPCRTPVAERLAANGIKLNRFHTTALCSPTRQALLTGRNHHSVGMGAITEMATSAPGNCSIRPKEKAPVAETLKLNGYSTAQFGKCHEVPGWEVTPVGPFHQWPTGSGFEYFYGFVGGEANQYYPGLYEGTTAVEPPRSPEEGYNLTEDLADRAITWVRQQKALMPDKPFFMYFAPGATHAPHQVSKEWSDKYRGAFDDGWDALRENIIAKQKDLGVVPQDAELTRRHDEIPAWDDMPDELKPVLARQMEIYAGFLEQTDHEVGRVVDAIDDLGFLDNTLIYYIIGDNGASAEGTINGCFNEMTTLNGMPGIETAEFLLSKIDDFGTPEAYNHYAVGWAHALCAPYQWTKQVASHWGGTRNGTIVHWPGGLPGRGETRNQFHHVIDVAPTILEAAGVPAPTLVNGIAQAPLEGVSMLGTLHAADAPETHDVQYFEMMGNRGVYHQGWTAVTKHRTPWKADTPAPFDDDVWELYGPDDWTQSRDLAAEQPRKLAELQRLWLIEAVKYNVVPLDDRGFERINPDIAGRPQLIRGSTQLLFQGMRVSEWCVLTLKNKSHSVTANLVVPETGANGVIITQGGSVGGWSLYAHEGTLRYCFNFFGIEHYIVSADTPIPVGKHQVRMEFAYDGGGLAKGGDVTLYYDGQRVGAGRVEKTIPMGYSADEACDVGSDTGSPASPDYGPTGNRFTGEIEWVQLDIGEDSHDHLITPEERFNLAMARQ encoded by the coding sequence ATGAGTCTCGACAAGCCCACGGCGCCCGGCGCCCGGCGCATCGCGCGGGAACAACTGCCGATACCCGACCCGAAGCACGTGGGACTCACCACCTACGACGCCAAGGATCCGAACACGACATATCCGCCGATCACCGAACTGCGTCCGCCCGAGGGCGCACCCAACGTGCTGATCGTGCTGATCGACGATGTCGGCTTCGGCGCATCCTCGGCGTTCGGCGGGCCCTGTCGGACCCCTGTCGCTGAGCGGCTCGCGGCAAACGGGATCAAGCTCAACAGGTTTCACACAACCGCACTGTGCTCGCCCACTCGCCAGGCGCTGCTTACGGGACGCAACCATCACTCTGTCGGAATGGGTGCGATCACCGAGATGGCGACGTCGGCGCCGGGCAACTGCAGCATCCGGCCGAAGGAGAAGGCGCCGGTCGCCGAAACCCTCAAGCTCAACGGGTATTCCACAGCGCAGTTCGGCAAGTGCCACGAGGTCCCCGGCTGGGAGGTCACTCCGGTCGGGCCCTTCCATCAGTGGCCCACCGGTTCGGGTTTCGAGTACTTCTACGGATTCGTGGGTGGGGAGGCCAACCAGTACTACCCCGGACTCTACGAGGGCACCACCGCGGTCGAACCGCCTCGCTCGCCCGAGGAGGGCTACAACCTCACCGAGGATCTCGCCGACCGCGCGATCACCTGGGTGCGGCAGCAGAAAGCGCTGATGCCCGACAAGCCGTTCTTCATGTATTTCGCTCCGGGGGCCACCCACGCTCCGCACCAGGTCTCCAAGGAATGGTCGGACAAGTACCGGGGCGCGTTCGACGATGGCTGGGATGCTCTGCGGGAGAACATCATCGCCAAGCAGAAGGATCTCGGCGTGGTGCCGCAGGATGCCGAACTCACCCGCCGGCACGACGAGATCCCGGCGTGGGACGACATGCCCGACGAACTCAAGCCGGTGCTGGCCAGGCAGATGGAGATCTACGCAGGGTTCCTCGAGCAGACCGATCACGAGGTCGGCCGGGTCGTCGACGCGATCGACGATCTCGGCTTCCTGGACAACACGCTGATCTACTACATCATCGGCGACAACGGTGCTTCGGCCGAGGGCACCATCAACGGGTGCTTCAACGAGATGACCACGCTCAACGGTATGCCCGGCATCGAGACCGCGGAGTTCCTGCTCTCCAAGATCGATGACTTCGGCACACCCGAGGCGTACAACCACTATGCGGTCGGCTGGGCCCACGCTCTGTGCGCGCCGTATCAGTGGACCAAGCAGGTGGCGTCGCACTGGGGTGGCACCCGCAACGGCACCATCGTCCACTGGCCCGGCGGTTTGCCCGGCAGGGGCGAGACCCGCAACCAGTTCCACCACGTCATCGACGTCGCGCCCACGATCCTGGAGGCCGCAGGCGTGCCCGCGCCGACGCTGGTGAACGGGATCGCGCAGGCGCCACTGGAGGGTGTCAGCATGCTGGGCACGCTGCATGCCGCTGACGCTCCCGAGACGCACGACGTGCAGTACTTCGAGATGATGGGCAACCGCGGTGTCTACCACCAGGGCTGGACGGCTGTCACCAAACACCGCACGCCGTGGAAGGCGGACACCCCTGCGCCCTTCGACGACGATGTCTGGGAACTGTACGGTCCCGACGACTGGACGCAGTCCCGTGATCTCGCTGCCGAGCAACCTCGCAAACTTGCTGAGCTGCAACGACTCTGGCTCATCGAAGCGGTGAAGTACAACGTCGTCCCGCTCGATGACCGCGGGTTCGAGCGGATCAATCCCGACATCGCGGGACGCCCGCAGCTGATCCGTGGCAGCACCCAACTGCTCTTCCAGGGGATGCGCGTCAGCGAGTGGTGTGTGTTGACGTTGAAGAACAAGTCCCACTCGGTGACCGCGAACCTGGTGGTGCCGGAAACAGGTGCCAACGGGGTGATCATCACTCAGGGCGGCAGCGTGGGTGGGTGGTCGTTGTACGCCCACGAGGGCACGCTGAGGTACTGCTTCAACTTCTTCGGCATCGAGCATTACATCGTCAGTGCGGACACCCCGATACCGGTGGGCAAGCACCAGGTCCGGATGGAGTTCGCCTACGACGGAGGGGGATTGGCCAAAGGCGGCGACGTCACCCTCTACTACGACGGACAGCGGGTCGGAGCCGGACGGGTCGAGAAGACCATCCCGATGGGCTATTCCGCCGACGAGGCCTGCGATGTCGGATCCGACACCGGTTCGCCTGCCTCACCTGACTACGGTCCGACCGGCAACCGCTTCACCGGGGAGATCGAGTGGGTCCAACTGGACATCGGCGAGGACAGCCACGACCACCTGATCACCCCGGAGGAGAGGTTCAACCTCGCGATGGCGCGTCAGTGA